The segment GGAAGTCGTCGGGCGACTCGCCGGACACGACAACGTGGCCGGGATGAAGGATTCGAGCGGCGACATCGAGCGGTTCCAGCGCGAGCGCCGCCTGACCGACGACGAGGAGTTCGACCTGTTCGTCGGGAGCGGGAGCGTCTACGCCCACGCGCTCGCGTCGGGCGGCGACGGCGGTATCCTCGGACTGGCGAACGTCGCGCCCGAGCGCGCCAGCGAAATCTTCAAACTCCATCAGGCGGGCGACGACACCGCGGCCCGGCAACTCAACGCCGAGTTGGTCGAACTCAACCGTGCCGTGACCTCGCGATTCGGCGTGCCGGGCGCGAAGGCCGCGATGGCCGAACGCGGCGTCGATGCGGGCCACCCGCGCAAGCCCCACCGCGAAGTGAGCGACGACGTGCGCGAGGAAATCGTGGAACTGGTCGAGGCGATGACGCCGTAGCGAGTGCGAACGCTCGACCGACCGCCGGAACGCGCTTATCCGACCGAACCACCGGAACGCGCTTATCCGACCGAACCACCGGAACGCGCTCGATTTCACGGACGACGGTTTGGGTGGACTGAAAGGGGCCGGTCGCTGGCGGGCCGACGGCCCGTGGTCGTCTGAGCGACCCCTCTCCGGAGTGAACGAAGTGAACGG is part of the Halorussus salinus genome and harbors:
- a CDS encoding dihydrodipicolinate synthase family protein gives rise to the protein MYGTGVPLITPFDADGDLDEKRLREVTRWVEDGGVDFVVPCGSNSEAELMSVEERTRVVEVVADETDLPIVAGTGHPGLKETLRQTELADEAGADAALVVTPFYYEYDDDELEAYYREVADESPIPVYLYSVPAYTGVALDPEVVGRLAGHDNVAGMKDSSGDIERFQRERRLTDDEEFDLFVGSGSVYAHALASGGDGGILGLANVAPERASEIFKLHQAGDDTAARQLNAELVELNRAVTSRFGVPGAKAAMAERGVDAGHPRKPHREVSDDVREEIVELVEAMTP